The genomic window CGGGCTCCGGGCCAATCAGAGCCGGGCGGGGTGGGCGGGGCGGGCGTCGCGCTTCCGGtttggcggcggcggcggcggcggcggcggcgggaagATGTTCTATCACGTGAGCGGCGGAGCCCGGcaccggggggcgggggggcaccggaAGGGGCGCGGGGGGGATCGGAAGGGCTACGGGGCGGACCGGAAGGGGCACGGGATGAACCGGAAGGGCTACGGGGTGCACCGGAGGGGTcacggggggcaccgggacgggcGGGGGGATCTGTAAGGGTCACGGAGGCACCGGAGGGGGTACGGGAAGGGTCCTGGGGTCACCGGCAGGGTCCCGGGGTTACCGGAGAGGTCCCGGGGGGCACCGGACGGGCtacggggggcaccgggagggtcCCGGGGGCACCGGCAGGGTCATGGGGGCTCTGTGAGGGGcccgggggcgcggggagggtTCTGAGGGGCACCGGAGGGGTTCGGGGGGTACCGGGACCCTcggagggggctttgggggcaccggaggggttctggggggcaccggggggtaCGGAGGGGTACGGGAGGGGTCATGGTGGCACCGGGGGGtacggggggcactgggggggtctGGAGGGCACCGGGACCctcgggggggcaccggggggctttgggggcacCGGAGGGGTATGGGAGGGGTCATGGGGGCACCGGAGGGTGtacggggggcaccggggggttctgggggtcaCCGGAGGGTGTACGGGGGGTACCGGAGGTGGtctgggggcaccgggaggcTTCTGGGGGGCATCGggagggggtccggggggtccgGGAGGCTCCCGgtggggtcccggtgccccccaacCTCCCCGTTCCCCCCCAGATCTCCCTGGAGCACGAGGATCCTGCTGCACCCCCGGTACTTCGGGCCCAACCTGCTCAACACCGTCAAGCAGAAACTCTTCACCGAGGTGGAGGGCACCTGCACCGGCAAGTGcgtggcccccccccgggcccccccgtgtccccacgcccccggtgtccccatgtccccccccccaatgtcccgTGTCACCCCctggtgtccccgtgtccctgtaCCCCTTCCACGTCCCCCATTGTCCCCCCGGGGCagtgtcccagtgccccccggtgtccctgtgtccccccccggtcccaatgtccccatgtccccccccagtgaccccccatcaccccctggtgtccccatgtccccctggTGCCCCCGGGGCAGTGTTCCTGCCCCACCCggtgcccccacacccccccgatgcccccccgtgtccctgtaccccctggtgccccccccggtgtccccacgtccccccggTGTTTCcaccccccggtgtccccacgtcccccccccccagtgttcccccatcaccccctggcgtccccgtgtccccccagggCGGTGTCCCAGTGCCCCCGGTGTCCCAGcgccccccggtgtccccatgtccccccaccccccggtgtcccccccccccccccaggcacggCTTCGTGATCGCGGTGACGACGATCGACAACATCGGGGCGGGCGTCATCCAGCCGGGGCGCGGCTTCGTGCTCTACCCCGTGCGCTACAAGGCCATCGTCTTCCGGCCCTTCAAGGGCGAGGTGGTGGACGCCGTGGTGACGCAGGTCAACAAGGTGACGTCATCGGGGGCGGGTGACGTCATCGGGGGGCGGTGACGTCATCAGGGGGCGGTGATGTCATTGGGAAGCGGTGGTGTCGTTAtcgggggtggggatggggccGTTGGGGGGGGTTGTCATCGTTATGGTGGACGCCGTCGTCACCCAGGTCAGCAAGGTGACATCATCGGGGGTGTGACATCATCGGGGAGGGTGACGTCGTCAGGGAGAGAGTGACATCATCACTGAGGGGCGGTGACATCATCGGGAGGCAGTGGTGTCATtgttggggtggggatggggtcaTCGGGGGGCTTGTCGTCATTATGGGGGGCGCCATCGTCACCCAGGTCAACAAGGTGACGTCATCAGGGAGCGTGACATCATCAGGGGAAGGGTGATGTCGTCAGGGGAAGGTGACGTCATCAGGGGCCTGCGAGGTCATtcttggggtggggatggggtcgTTGGGGCGGGGACGTGGTCATCGGAGTGGGGGTGTGGTCACTGTGGTGGGCGCCGTGGTGACGCAGGTCAACAAGGTGACGTCATCGCGGGGGGGTGTGACGTCATCAGGGGCGGTGACGTCATCAGGAGGCGGTGGCGTCGttattggggtggggatggggtcaTTGGGGCGGGGATGGGGTCGTTGGGGGGCGTTGTCATCGTTATGGTGGACGCCGTGGTGACGCAGGTCAACAAGGTGACGTCAGCGGGGGGTGGTGACGTCATCAGGGAGAGGGTGACATCATCAGGGAGGTGACGTCATCAGGGGACATCATCAGGAGACTCCGAGGTCGTTATTGGGCTGGGGATGTGGCCGTTGGGGTGGGGATGAGGCCATTACGGGGGACGCTGTGGTGACACAGGTCAACCAGGTGACGTCATCACAGGGAGTGTGATGTCATTGGGGGAGGGTGACGTCATCACTGAGGGGCGGTGACGTCATCGGGAGGCGGTGGTGTCATtgttggggtggggatggggtcattgggggggggttgttgtCATTATGGTGGATGCCGTGGTGATGCAGGTCAACAAGGTGATGTCATCACAGAGGGGGTGATGTCATCAGGGAGGTGGTGACATCATCACTGAGGGGCGGTGACATCATCAGGCGGTGACATCATCAGGGGGCTCCGAGGTCAttattggggtggggatggggtcgttggggcagggatgtggccgttggggtgggggtgaggtCATTACGGGGGATGCCGTTGTCACCCAGGTCATCAAGGTGACGTCATTGGGGGGTGTGACATCATCGGGGAGAGTGACGTCATCAGGGGAGGGTGACGTCATCACTGAGGCGGTGACGTCATCGGGAGGCAGTGGTGTCATtgttggggtggggatggggtcgTTGGGGAGGGGTTGTCATCATTACGGGGGACGCCGTGGTGACGCAGGTCAACAAGGTGACGTCATCGCAGGGGGTGTGACGTCATCAGGGGGTGGTGACATCATCAGGGGCTTCCGAGGTCGTTATTGGGCTGGGGATGGGGTCGTtggggcagggatgtggccGTTGGGGTGGGGATGAGGTCATTACGGGGGACGCCATCGTCACCCAGGTCATCAAGGTGACGTCATCGGGGGTGTGACGTCGTCGGGGGAGGGTGACGTCATCACTGAGGGGCGGTGACGTCATCGCGAGGCAGTGGTGTCGTtgttggggtggggatggggtcgttgggggggggggatgaggtCGCTGTGGTGGACGCCGTGGTGACGCAGGTCAACAAGGTGCTGTCATAGGGGAGGCGGTGACGTCATGGGGGGCGGTGATGTCATTGGGGGTGGCGACGTCATCACGGGGGTGGTGACGTCATCACGGGGGTGGTGACGTCATCGTGGGCATGCCGCAGGTCGGGCTCTTCACCGAGATCGGGCCCATGTCCTGCTTCATCTCCCGCCACGtacggggggcgcgggggggacGGGCCGGGGGatgggcacgggggggggggggcaccatgGGGGGGGAAACAGCAGGGGGTgactgggggggcggggggggccacaggggtgggggggacagaGGACAAGGGACAAGGGGGGGACACAAAGGGGGGCACCGTGGGgaggggggtatgggggggggacaccggggggggcggggggggtctgggggatgggaacggggggggcatggggacggggggacacgggggggggtgacacgggggggggacaccggggggggcgctgggggagggggggacacagggagatgggggggcaggtgtggggggggacacggggggggggggacgggtggatggggggggtgacggggggggtcacggggggagGTGAccttggggggggtcacgggggagGTGAccttggggggggtcacggggggggaGGTGAccttggggggggtcacggggggagGTGACCtcggggggggtcacgggggggaGGTgacctcgggggggggggccggggggggggtcattctgtccccccccccagtcaaTCCCCTCGGAGATGGAGTTTGACCccaactccaaccccctgctacAAGACCGTGGACGAGGTgcggggggtcacgggggggagggggggggggtcacgggggggaggggggggacacggggggggggcaccccgggaCCCACgtgacccccctgccccccctccccccaggaCATCGTCATCCAGCAGGACGACGAGATCCGCCTGAAGATCGTGGGCACGCGCGTCGACAAGAACGACATCGTGAGTGGGGcgccagtacagaccagtatgGGCCAGTATAGACCAGTATGGGCCAATATAGATTAATATAGGCCAGTACAGACTACTACGGGCCAGTACAGACCACTACAGGCCGGTACAGACCACTATGGGCCAGTATGGACCACTATAGGCCAGTGTGGACCACTATGGACCAGTATGGACCACTATGGACCAATGGACCAGTATGGACCACTATGGGCCAGTACATGCCAGTGTGGGCCAATACGGACCACTATGGGCCAGTACGGACCACTATGGGCTGCTGGGGTCCCAGTACAGGCCAGTATGGTCCCCGTAGGGTTCCAGTATGCCTTCAGAACGGCTCGGTATATCCCAGTGGGGTTCTGGTATGGCTCCAGTACagcccagtatggcccagtggGATCACAGGAGGGTTCCAGGATGGCCCCAGTACAGCCCTGTATGGCCCAGTGGAGTCCCAGTATGGCCCCGTGGGGTCCCAGGGCAGCCCTGTATGACCCCAGTATGGCCCAATGCAGCCCAGTGGAGTCCCAGTATGGCCCCAGAGGggtcccagtatggcccagtggGGTCCCAGAGCAGCCCTATATGGCCCAGCAGGGTCCCCAGTGCGGCCCCAGTGCAGTCCCAGTAAGGTTCTACTGTGGCCCCAGTCCAGCCCAGTATGGCCCAGCAGGGTCCCAGTATGGCCCCAGTGCAGCCCAGTGAGGTCCCAGAGGGGTCCCAGTGGggtcccagcacagcacagtaTGACCCAGTGGGGTCCCAGTGTGGCCCAGTATGGCCCAGCAggtcccagtatggcccaggGAGATCCTATTGGGACCCTAGTATGGCCCAGTAGGATCCCAGTGTGGTCCCAGTATGACCCAGTGGGATCCCGTTATGGCCCAGTGGGGTCCTATTGGGGTCCCAGTACGGCCCAGTGGGGTCCCAGTACGGCCCAGTGGGGTCCCAGTGTGGTCCCAGTACGGCCCAGTGggtcccagtatggcccagtggGATCCCAGTGTGGTCCCAGTACGGCCCAGTGGGTCCCAGTACGGCCCAGTGGGATCCCATTGGGGTCCCAGTACGGCCCAGCGggtcccagtatggcccagcaGGGCTCAGGCTCCTTCTCCCCGCTCGCAGTTCGCCATCGGCTCGCTCATGGACGATTACCTGGGtgagcaccggggggggccggggggggggggggggggtacggggcctgccccccccctcgccccccccctcacctccctgccccccccccccaggtctcGTCAGCTGAGCGCAGGACGAGGGACGCCACGGCGGCCGTTTTGGGGCAGAAAGGCCCCGTTTCCAATAAAATCGGGTTTTTTTTGGGCCCTCCCGCCTCCGTCTCgctctttttttgggggggggcgcgtGGAAaattagggggggggggggtcctgaggcgCGGTGGGGCCCACCCGCGCCATCGCCGCTTGAAGGCCGCGTCGCCGCTTGAAGAGGGCGAGGCGCCGAGCCGGGGCTCGGTCTCCGCGGCAACCGCCCGGCCTCGCTTTACGGCTCCGGCCGCCTCGGCGCCGCGCGACAGTGCGGCCGCCAGCACTCGGCTGCTTTACGGCtgcgcggcgccgcccccctccctccctctctcgcTCCCCCAAGATGGCGGTGACCGGGGTGAGTGCAGCGGCTCCGCGCCGCCATCCGCCGCCATCCGCCGCCCCCgagcggccccggccgccgACCGCGGCCCGGATCGGTCCCGTGGGCTCCGAGGAACCGAtccgggggggttgggagcgCGGCGAGGCGCTGGGGGAGCCGCGATGGCGgcctggggttgggggggggggggggaggggcgcgGCCTGGAGGAgacgggggggggcggcgggaggcggggggcggcccggggggggtccctgtggtCCTCGGGGGTCCCTTTTGcccttggggggggtccccgttgCCTGTCACGGTTCCCGTTGCtcgtgggggggtccccgaggtcCGTGGGAGGGTCCCCATTGACCTGGGAGGGGGTCCCcgaggtcctgggggggtccccgaggtcCTTTTGGGGCCCTGGTGCCCCTGGGGGCGTCCCCGTCCCTCACAGTGGGGTCCCCGTCGCCCATAacggtgtccccaaggtccttgggggtccccagcccccatACTGGGGTCCCCGTCCCCCATAACGACGTCCCCAAGGTCCTTGGCGGGGTCCCCGTCCTTCAGGGCCACGCCCCCATCAACCTTGGTGGTGTCCCCATCGCCCACGGCGATGTCCCCAAGGTCCTCGGGGGTCCCCGCCCCCCCCTAAcgatgtccccaaggtccctGTGGGACCCCGTCACCCTCGGTGGGGTCCCCAGTGCCCATTGCGGGGTCCCCATCCCTCAAGGCCACGTCCCCATCAACCTTGGCGGTGTCCCCATCACCCGTGGTGATGTCCCCGTGGTTTTTAGGGGTCCCTGTCACCCATATGGGAGTCCCCATCACCCATACCGGTGTCCCCATTGCCCTTAATGGGGTCCCCATCACCCATACTGGTGTCCCCAAGGTTCTTGTGGGTCCCAGTGGCCCATACTGGGGTCTCCATCACCCATACTGGTGTCCCCATCACCCATAATGATGTCCCCAAGGTCTTTATGGGTCGCTAACAGCCATGGTGGGGTCCCCATCACCCATACTGGTGTCCCCATATCCCTTAATGGTGTCCCCATCGCCCATACTGGGGTCCCCATCACCCATAACAGTGTCCCCAAGGTCCTTGGGGGTCGCCATCACCCATACTGGGATCCCCATCGCCCATACTGGGGTCCCCATTGCCCTTAATGGGGCACCCATCACCCGTAGTGGGGTCCCCATCACCCATACTGGTGTCCCCATCGCCCATAACAATGTCCCCAAGGTCCTTGGGGGTCCCTATCGCCCATACTGGGGTCCCCATTGCCCATACTGGTGTCCCCGTCGCCCATActggtgtccccaaggtcctTGGGggtccccacctcccccagcagcacccccccgGACACCGTGGGCGCCCacctcacctcctcctctcccccccccgcccccccgtgtcccccccatgccccccccagaccctgtACACGTACCCCGAGAACTGGCGCGCCTTCAAGGCGCTGATCGCGGCGCAGTACAGCGGCGCCAAGCTCCGCGTCCTCTCCTCGCCGCCGCACTTCCACTTCGGCCAGACCAACCGCAGCCCCGACTTCCTGCGCAAGTTCCCCGTGGGCAAGGTGAgcagtgccccccccggccccattaTCCCCGTTTTTagccccgtttcccccccccccccaacctcatTTTCGCCCCCAACGCCGCGACTCCCCTCCGCAGGTCCCGGCGTTCGAAGGGGATGACGGGTTCTGCGTCTTCGAGAGCAACGCCATCGCCTACTACGGTGAGTTCTTTTCCTCgaggatgtgtttttttttttttttttaccttttttggCCCGTTTTTGGCCCGTTTCGGGGGTCTGAGCGTGGGCTGTGGGGTGCAGTGAGCAACGAGGAGCTGCGCGGCACCACGCGGGAGCGCGCGGGCCGAGGTGGTGCAGTGGGTGAACTTCGCCGACAGCGACATCGTGCCCCCCGCCAGCACCTGGGTGTTCCCCACGCTGGGCATCATGCACTACAACAAGCAGGTGGGTCCCAAAACGGGGGGGGGACGGGCCCCAAAACGGGGGGAGCGGCGTCGAAACGGGGGGAGCGGCATCGAAACGGGGGGAAACGGGCCCGAAACGGGGAGAAATgggcccaaaaatggggggaatgggcccaaaaatggggggaacGGGCCCAAAAATGACGGAAGTGGCGTCACAAATGGGGGAACGGCATCAAAAAGGGGGGAAACGGGCCCAAAAACGGGGGGAGTGGCATCAAAAAGGGGGGAATGGCATTGAAACGGGGGGAAACGGgcccaaaaatgggggaaaCGGGCCCAAAAATGGGGGAGTGGCAtcaaaaaggggggaaatgggcccaaaaatggggggaacaggcccaaaaatgggggggaaatggcATCGAAACGGGGGGAAACGGCCCTGaaacggggggaaatgggccCAAAAATGGGGGAGTGGCAtcaaaaaggggggaaatgggcccaaaaatggggggaacaggcccaaaaatggggggagTGGCATCAAAAATGAGGGAAATGGTGCCAAAAATGAGGGAAGTGGCAtcaaaaatggggggaaatggcaTCAAAATGTGGGGAAACAGCCCCCAAAACGGGGGGAAACGGGCCCAAAAATGGGGGAGCAGCATCAAAACTGGGGAAACGGCATTGAAACAGGGGGAAACgggcccaaaaatggggggagTGGCAtcaaaaatggggggaaatggcaTCAAAACAGGGGTAAACGGCCCTGaaacggggggaaatgggccCAAAAATGGGGGAGCAGCATCAAAACTGGGGAAACGGCATTGAAACGGGGGGAAACGGGCCCAAAACGGGGGGAACGGGCCCAAAAATGGGGGAAGTGGCATCAAAAATGGGGGGAAACAGCCCCAAAACggggggaaacggccccaaaatgggggggaaacggccccaaaatgggggaaacggccccaaaatggggggaacaggcccaaaaatgggggaaacgggcccaaaaatggggggagCGGCATCAAAAATGGGGGAACGGgcccaaaaatgggggaaaCAGGCCCAAAAATGAgggaaatggccccaaaatggggggaaaCGGCCCCGAAATggggggaaacggccccaaaacggggggagatgtgtctgggggggggggccgtgtgTCCGTCTGAGCGCTCTCCGTGCTCCTggccccccccctgccccttccctttgggtttggggacagtgggggggggggatcgtgggtctggggggggtttgggggatttgggggtgtccgggggggtcccccaccgcctgccccccccccgcaggcgaCGGAGCAGGCGAAGGAGGAGGTGCGCCGGGCGCTGGCCGTGCTGGACGCCCCGCCTGCGCTGCCGGACCTTCCTGGTGGGCGAGCGCGTCTCGCTGGCCGACATCAGCGTCGTCTGCGCCCTGCTCTGGCTCTACAAGCAGGTGCGGCCCCAAAACGCCccgaaatccccccaaaaaaccccgcCCCGAGTCCCCCGGCCGGGCCTCGCGGCCCCGAAACGGGGCGGACGTAGCTGAAAGGCGCCGCACGGCCCCGAAACGCGccccaaatgccccaaatcTTCCCGGACGCCCCCAAAACGGGGCTCGCTTGTCCCCCAAAACGGGCCTGACGCCCCCAAAACGGGCCTGACACCCCCAAAACTGGGCCCGACACCCCCAAAACGGGCCTCACGCCCCTAAAAGGCACCTCAGGGCCCCGAAACCCAACTCGTGGCCCAAAAATACGCCGCAaatcccgccccccccccccagatcttCCTGACGTCCCAAAAACCCACCTCAcggccccaaaacccaacccgcatccccccagacccccccgatgccccccaaaactcccccatGATGCCCCCAGACTCCCCCTgacacccccaagcccccccccgatgccccccagacccccctgacgccccccaaaccccactcaAAACCCTTCCAACCTCCCCCAGACCCTCAAAGCCCCCCCACGATGCCCCCggaacccccccagaccccccccccgacacccccaagcccccccccgatgcccccagacccccccaactgcccccccaGACTCCCCTtaccacccccaaaccccactcaACCCCCCACgacaccccctgaccccccccagccctctcccagccccccccagacacccccaagccccccccgatgcccccagacccccttgACTCCCCCTGacgccccccaaaccccactcaAACCTCTCCCAACCtctcccagaccccccaaagcccccccatgATGCCCCGagagccccccagaccccccctgaccccccaagcctcccccaacacccccagacccccccaactcccccccagaccccccccgacgccccccaaaccccactcaAACCCCTCCCAaactcccccagaccccccaacaccccccacgacacccctgaccccccccagccccctcccaacccccccagacccccccatgatgccccctgacccccccaagcccccccgaCACTCCCAAACCGCCCCCTTGacgccccccagacccccccgacggcccccaaaccccactcaAACCCCTCCCaacctcccccagaccccccgaagccccccaaaacccccccatgatgccccctgacccccccaagccccccccgaCACTCCCAGACCGCCCCCTTGacgccccccagaccccccgaagccccccaaagcccccccacgatgcccccggagccccccagaccccccccgacacccccaagccccccctgatgcccccagacccccccaactgcccccccaGACTCCCCTtaccacccccaaacccctcccaacctcccccaaaccccccaacaccccccacgacacccccctgaccccccccagccccctcccaacccccccagaccccccccgatgcccccagacccccccccagacccccctgacgccccccaaaccccactcaAACCCCTCCCaacctcccccagaccccccgaagccccccgaAACCCCCCCGCGatgcccccggagccccccctgacccccccgtgcccccccccccaggtgctggaGCCCGCCTTCCGGCAGCCCTACGCCAACGTCACGCGCTGGTTCGTCACCTGCCTCAACCAGCCCCAGTTCCGCGCCGTGCTGGGCGACGTGCCGCTGTGCCAGAGGATGGCCCACTTCGacggtgggggggggacacgggggggtcactgggggggtcgttgggggcgtgggggggtcATCGGGGGGGTATCGGGGGAAATagggggggtattgggggaaatggggggggtattgggggaaatggggggggtattgggggaaatggggggggtatCTGGGGGGTACAGGGGGAAATAGGGGGGTATCGTGCCGCTGTGCCAGAGGATGGCGCACTTCgacggtggggggggggacatctgggggggtcattgggggtgtgggggggttattgggggggtatCGGGGGAAATagggggggtattgggggaaatggggggggtattgggggaaatggggggggtattgggggaaatggggggggtattgggggaaataggggggtattgggggaaatggggggggtattggggaaatggggggggtattgggggaaataggggggtattgggggaaataggggggtattgggggaaatggggggggtattgggggaaATAGGGGGGTATTGGGGGAAATAGGGGGGTATCTGGGGGGTACAGGGGGAAATAGGGGGGTATCGTGCTGCTGTGCCAAAGGATGGCCCACTTCGAcggtggggggggacacgggggggggcgtgggggggtcATCGGGGGTATTAGGGAAAAtaggggggtactggggggttattggggggcatggggggttCCCAGGAGGACAtaagggggattttgggggggatatgggagaAAATGAGGAcggggggggtcatgggggacagtggggggacatgggggttatcggggggggacattgggggggtacggggggatGTTGGGGGTCATTGGAGGGGCCTTGGGGGTGTccaggggacactggggggacgtggggggatggggggggcatcAGGGGGATGTTGGGGGGACATTAGGGGATGgcggggggacatggggggac from Anser cygnoides isolate HZ-2024a breed goose chromosome W, Taihu_goose_T2T_genome, whole genome shotgun sequence includes these protein-coding regions:
- the LOC136788778 gene encoding LOW QUALITY PROTEIN: DNA-directed RNA polymerase II subunit RPB7-like (The sequence of the model RefSeq protein was modified relative to this genomic sequence to represent the inferred CDS: inserted 2 bases in 1 codon; deleted 1 base in 1 codon), producing the protein MFYHISLEHEILLHPRYFGPNLLNTVKQKLFTEVEGTCTGKHGFVIAVTTIDNIGAGVIQPGRGFVLYPVRYKAIVFRPFKGEVVDAVVTQVNKVGLFTEIGPMSCFISRHSIPSEMEFDPNSNXPCYKTVDEDIVIQQDDEIRLKIVGTRVDKNDIFAIGSLMDDYLGLVS